A segment of the Oscillospiraceae bacterium genome:
CCCACTTTGTAAAATCAATATTTATACGGCTATCAAAGACTTTTCCCGAATGGCGAGCAATATCAAGTACGTTAAACCAGAACCCCATGCATTTCTGCGGGTCAAGATTGTTGCCAGCTCCATTTTCTGCTATATTTTGTAGTGAACGCACAACAAACCGCCGCATTTGTTGACAACTCTCCAACAAACCCTCATCCATATTCGCTTTAATAACATCAGATAATGTAATGCTGTCTGACAAAATCCGTAAACCACCAATCATGTCAAAGTTGGATGAATTGTTCATAAACTTAATCCTTCTTTCTACACGCAATATAAAAACCGCAAAGCCCATCCTCGTATGGAGTAGGGTCTACTTCCGCAGACCAAATCCATGACTGTGGTTCATACTCGCCTTGCTGCTTGACTTCATTTTCAACCACATCCTTAGCGTTATTACCTCTTACCCAACCTTTGGCGATATATGTTTCGGGCAAGTCGATATAATCCATATCTGCCGGTACAGGGGTGTTTGTTTTCATAAATCTACCGACGGTATAGCCAAGCAATTCGTTTTTCTCATCGTATTTATCCCAAACCATAAGCGCAGCGTTGTGGTTATCGTCAGTTGCGTACTCATTTAATCCATCGAGCGTTGAAAAAATCCATTCGCCCATTCCCCATGTTTCGCTGAATATATGCCCCGATTTTCCGGCGCGTGCATAAACAGATTTGCCGATAAATCTACATGGATTACGCTTAACGATTTCAAGTTTTTCCAATGTAGATGGCGCAGTTTCTGTGTCTGTGCATTCAACTGATATACTTGTTATATGCTTGTCTATTACATCAGATGTATTGAGCAAATTCGCAATGTCGGGACTTTCATTTATCAACGATGTTTCAATCTCAATCGCCTTGTCAAATAACATTTTAACATCAGCATCATTGTGAAAATCAGCTTGCCGCATTTGACGGATAAATTCAAGCACAAGCTCTTTCAATTCATGCA
Coding sequences within it:
- a CDS encoding MerR family transcriptional regulator, which codes for MNELTKINEITTRYDVTARTLHYYEKMGLIHSSRDESSGYRLYDETAITRLKQILILRKMNISIKDIGEIFSANNSNAVLSVLDSKVDDIDNEVALLHELKELVLEFIRQMRQADFHNDADVKMLFDKAIEIETSLINESPDIANLLNTSDVIDKHITSISVECTDTETAPSTLEKLEIVKRNPCRFIGKSVYARAGKSGHIFSETWGMGEWIFSTLDGLNEYATDDNHNAALMVWDKYDEKNELLGYTVGRFMKTNTPVPADMDYIDLPETYIAKGWVRGNNAKDVVENEVKQQGEYEPQSWIWSAEVDPTPYEDGLCGFYIACRKKD